A stretch of the Actinomycetota bacterium genome encodes the following:
- a CDS encoding diacylglycerol kinase family lipid kinase, with amino-acid sequence MDKTILILNPSASRGTAIFQKDKIESALRENKIKSDLYITKSSEDLGRATENFVKEGYVNFIAAGGDGTVHYMIQKLANTDRNIGIIPIGSGNDMIKTFNIKPDIDESIKIIKNNNIKRIDLGLFNKKIYYIGVAGSGFDSEVARFANETRLPIKGEARYNFSVYKTLITFRPKIFEIMHDDISENLNTMMILVSNLKYYGGGMKVTPHADPFDAKLDVCIITAIPLIKFIKSFPSVYAGTHLDIPCVKYFKTEKVEVDCEKKFNVYGDGEYMGKLPAKFEVSPKSLNIFLPR; translated from the coding sequence ATGGACAAAACTATTTTAATTTTAAATCCGTCTGCCTCAAGAGGAACTGCGATATTTCAGAAAGACAAAATTGAATCAGCTTTAAGGGAAAATAAAATAAAATCAGATCTTTATATAACAAAAAGTTCTGAAGATCTTGGGAGAGCAACAGAAAATTTTGTAAAAGAAGGTTATGTTAATTTTATTGCTGCCGGCGGGGATGGAACAGTGCATTATATGATTCAGAAACTGGCAAATACCGACCGCAACATAGGGATCATACCGATAGGATCAGGAAATGATATGATAAAAACATTTAATATCAAACCCGATATAGATGAAAGCATAAAAATAATTAAAAATAACAATATAAAGAGAATCGACCTGGGGCTTTTTAATAAGAAAATATACTATATTGGTGTTGCAGGTTCAGGCTTTGATTCGGAAGTAGCAAGATTTGCAAATGAAACCAGACTCCCCATCAAAGGAGAAGCCAGGTACAATTTTTCGGTATACAAGACATTAATAACTTTCAGGCCAAAGATATTTGAAATCATGCATGATGATATTTCCGAGAACCTGAATACAATGATGATACTTGTTTCAAATCTAAAATATTATGGCGGAGGAATGAAAGTTACACCCCATGCAGATCCATTCGATGCAAAGTTGGATGTATGTATAATAACTGCCATACCTCTCATAAAATTCATAAAAAGTTTTCCAAGTGTATATGCCGGAACTCACCTGGACATTCCATGTGTGAAATATTTCAAGACAGAAAAGGTGGAAGTAGATTGTGAGAAGAAATTCAATGTATATGGAGACGGCGAATATATGGGGAAACTACCTGCAAAATTTGAAGTAAGTCCTAAAAGTCTTAATATCTTTTTACCCCGATAA